The genomic window CCTTTTAGCAATACCGTCTGGATGTCAATACCGCACTTATAACTATCCAGAACCGACTGGATATCTTCCCGGGCCTTTTGCTCTATCTCTGTCCTGCCAATCGTCAGCACTTCGTCAACAGAGCGGTCGCCCACCAATGTCCGCATAACCGCCTGTGAAACGCCGCGAATCGTTTCGCGCACATTCCTCACATTAAAATAGTACTCCTCGATTAGCTTTATCTTGTAACGAATAACCCAATGCACCTCTGCGCAGTTCAGGTCACCGGTAAGCATCAACTTCTCTTCAGCGGCATCGGGATAATCATAATTAACCGCAAAAGAAGCGCCGCGTGACTCTGTCCGGAATCCGAACTCTTCATTGTAAATACGCTTTACCTCTCCCTTCAGTACCCGGTCGATGTGATAAGGAATCTTTGAATGAAGCCCGGGACCCACCGTTTTTATGTACCGGCCAAACCGCAGCACCACCGCTTCTTCATTTGCCTTCACGGTATAAAAGGACGTGTAGCCGGTAATAATGATAAAAACGATAATCAAGGACGGCGGTATAAACTTTTTTATCGATCCCCAGGGGATATCTTCAAGACGGATTTCCTGAGGTTTTCTGTACGGATCATAACTTGGCATATCGTTTTCTCCTTTTCTGCTGCTATAGCGTTTACCCTCGGTCTTTTTACAACCCTCCTTAGCCCATCTTAATAAAGGCAGATTTAGCGGGTTGTTTCTCTTATGGGAACGGTCTGAAATTCCCCTTAGCAAATGTATGGCGTACTCATATCCTCCCGACTCTTTTACATCAGGACACGAGTCCGTATTTTTTCAACGCACCCGTTAACTGGCTTTCATGCTCTTTGGTCATGTCACAGAGAGGCAAACGCAGTTCTCCGTTTATCCTTCCCAGTATGCGCATTGCAGTTTTTACCGGTATTGGATTGGTCTCAATGAACATACTTTTGCACAGGGGAAAGAGTTTGTGGTGACACTTTCTTGCTTCTTCAAAATTTCCTTCGAGACAATGACGGGTTAGCGCAGCCGTATCTGCCGGAACGACATTGGCCACAACGGATATGACTCCTTTCCCTCCAACAGACATAATAGGCAGGGTAAGGGAGTCGTCCCCTGACAGAACCGTAATGTTACAAAGCTGCAATATCTGGGTCGTTTGATCAATGCTTCCGCTGGCCTCTTTAATTCCGACGATATTTTTGATTTCAGCAAGCCTTGCTACCGTCTCGGGAAGAATAGATATACCCGTCCTGGACGGAACATTGTACAGAACAATCGGAATATCGACCGCCTCTGCAATGAGTTTGTAATGCCGGTAGAGCCCCTCCTGGGTGGGCTTATTATAGTATGGCGTGATGAGCAGCGCTCCGTCGGCGCCAACCTTTTTTGCCTGTTTGGTCAGCTGTAACGCTTCCATGGTATTATTTGAACCGGCGCCAGCCAGAACCTGTATCCGCCCGGCGACCATAGTAACAACCTCCCCAATCATCTGTTCGTGTTCGTCAAACGAGAGGGTGGCAGATTCACCTGTTGTCCCACAGGGAACAATTCCTTGTGTCCCATTTTTAACGTGAAATTCGACAAGCTCTTTCAGCTTTTGGTAGTCGACTTGCCCATTCTTAAAAGGCGTTACTAATGCCACATACGAGCCATTGAACATGGTATTCTCCTTTTTAATCCCTTCTGGTATCCTTTACAACATTTTTCTCTGCAGGTTTCTGGCCATACGAAACCGACTCAGCAACAGGACGGGGACTTCGGCTCATCGCTCGCGATGACTTCAGAAACCCGAAGCCATGATACCCGTGCAAGTGCATGATATACTCAAGAGGCGTACAATTTGTGATTTATAAACTTGATACAGACTTACCATAATCTAAAGGGGTGGCACGGACAAGCTGTGCTTGTCCGTGTTTTTGTGATACTGCTCAATACCTTGTGCTTGCAATGATCAGACTTGGTTTGTCTATCCAATTTTTAAAATAGATATTTCGTAACAATTTAGTTTTTTGAAAACATTTTGCATGAATAGTATTTATTGTAGGGGCAGGTTTGAAACCTGCCCCTACACGGCATGTAAAACATCGTTATTATTGAGAATTTTTCAAAAAGCTAAATTGTTACGATATTTCATAAACAACGTCGTGCAAGTTCAACACGGACAAACAGAGTTTGTCCGTGCCACCCTGTTTATCAATCTAAATATTCACGGATTGTGAACCTTTTGAGTATAAATGCAGATAAAACCATTCTCACGGTTTTGCTATACTATAACATAAAACCTCACTTATTCAAGCATTGAGACGAATACCCGTGGGAAAGATAAAATGGATAAACTATCGATCCAACGCGTTCGCACGGTCATAAGCAGGGTACTGCATCAATAACCGGCTTTGAGGATACGCCGGACAAACTCTTTTCCCTGCAATTCATATCAACCCCGCACCAGGGACGAGTGAAAAACCGGGCAGAACTATGCCGGTAATTATCTGGATGGTTCGCACGACGCATTTTTTGGTAAGGCACGGGCTTAGAAAACTCTGACAGTGCCTTGATCTGTGTGTAATCGGAGGCGCTACCAGTTTTCAGAAAGTATCTTTTCAATCTGTTTTTTGATACTTCGTGCGTCAAAGGATGATTCCGGGGTAATTTTGTTCCAGTCGCGAAGTTCGGGCAGGGAGCTTGCCCAGGGCCCGGATGGCCATTCTTCCTCTTCCTCGTAACGGAGATTACTCGCCCCAACTTCATAATTCTCATCGCCTGTAAGCCTTCTATGATTAAAGTGATATGTCACCCTCCTGAATCTGAGAGAGATCTTCCGCAAGGCGTTTGATTACACAGGGTATGAGGAACATCAGCCGATCAAGACCAGGCAAACGACCTATTCCTTGACGTGGATCCTCCGGGTCGAGGGAAATGTCTTCGTCCGCCTTGCGGAAGAAACCATCCAGTTCGGCAAGAGCATCCCTGATTTTTGATATCTCAGCGAGAATCTGTTTACGCCCCGGCGCGTTTTCCTTCTTCATTTTTCCCTGCCCTATCTAGTCGACAAAAAATATACCAAGTTGCCTGACACCTACTTGCCTTTTCCCAAATTTTACTTGTCGCGAGTGCATATCCCCTTCATTTTACTGCGGAAACCCAGATGCCGCGTCTTTTCCTGTATTATTGCTTATTCTTTCCAACTGTCAATTCCAAATTTTTAAAAAACCAGACATTGGGAGCTTCGTATTGATAAACGGGCTGCATTCAGCTATAGTAACAGATACGGGATTTTTGCGGTAATTTCCGCAGAAAATAAAACACGTAACAATTCCAATAATGAAGTTTAATCATACATGAACATGAGTGCGTTTGTCTTGAGCCATGAGGTTCTCATTCGTCTCGGCGCTTTTTTTGGTGTCTTAGCGATTATGACCCTGTGGGAGCTGATAGCGCCCAGGCGGACGCTCACGGCCCCGAAGATGCTTCGCTGGATGAACAATCTCGGTATCACATTCCTGAACAGTTTTCTGTTGCGCATCATCTTTCCCGCTGCGGCTGCGGGCATGGCGACATTTGCTCAAAAGCACGGCTGGGGCATTTTCAATTACTTCCGGTTACCGCACAGTATGGTTGTCGTGGTATCGGTAATAATCATGGACTTCGCTATCTATCTGCAGCACGTGATGTTTCATGCAGTCCCTGTTTTCTGGCGAATGCACCGCATGCACCATGCTGATCCGGACATTGACGTCACCACGGGTGTGCGGTTTCACCCCTTCGAGATCATCCTCTCCATGCTGATTAAATTTGCGGTAATTGCAGCGCTGGGGACACCCGTGCTTGCGGTAGTCGTATTTGAGGTGACACTCAATGCGACGTCCCTGTTCAACCACGGTAATGTGCGCATCCTGCGCAGCGTAGACTCCGTGCTACGCTGGTTCATGGTAACACCCGACATGCACCGGGTGCACCACTCAATGGAGGGTTACGAGACCAACAGCAACTTCGGTTTCAACCTGCCATGGTGGGACCGCTGGTTAGGCACCTACCGGGCACAGCCGCGCATGGGTCACGAAGGCATGGCCATCGGTCTCAGGGATTTCCAGGACACAAAGCGCTGTATAACTCTGCCTGGCATGCTGGCAATTCCCTTCATTGGCAAGGTCACAGCCTATGCAATCACAAGTCGCACATGGGAGGAATCAAAAGATGGCCATTAACTTGATGCGTTCCCGTTTTGTAATTTCAGACAGGGAGTCTGCTGCGCTCAGATTTCAGGAGCCTTACCAGGGAAAATCCTTCTCTTTCAATGATGATAAATCCTTGCCATAATAACAAAAAAGCGGTAAGATAAAACCGATGAAAGAAGCAATGTTTTTTGAAAAACTTGGGGACGATAAGGTAAAATGCTATCTTTGTCGTCACCATTGTATTATCAATGAAGGCAAAAAAGGTATTTGCCGGGTCAGGGAAAACCGTGCGGGAACACTCTATTCACTTGTCTATAGAAAACTTATCTCTGAAAATATAGACCCGATTGAAAAGAAGCCTCTCTTTCACTTTTATCCTGGCAGTACCGCACTTTCTGTGGCAACGGTAGGATGCAATTTCAGGTGCATGAACTGCCAAAATTATGAAATATCCCAATTGCCAGAAGATCAAGACTCTATTGCAGGCAAAGACATTGCACCAGAAAAGATTGTTGAGGATGCCGTCCGTAATCAGTGTAAAAGTATTGCATATACGTATACTGAACCCACAATTTTTTTTGAGTATGCATACGAAATTGCAAAAATAGCGTCACAACAATCTGTCAAAAACGTATTCGTAACAAATGGGTATATAACACGCGAAGCCTTAGCAACAATAAAGCCGTATCTTCATGCAGTTAATATTGACTTAAAAAGCTTCTCCAGCCAAACATATAAAAAAATCTACGGCGCTCAGCTGGAGCAGGTGCTTGATGGTATCCGTTCTTATAAAGAAATGGGAATCTGGATAGAAATTACCACCCTGATCATTCCAGAAATTAACGATTCAGCATCGGAATTGCGACAGATTGCTGGGTTTATAAAGAGTGTTGGGCCCGAGATCCCCTGGCATGTGAGTCGTTTTTACCCGCGGTACCGGCTCATGGGAAAACCGCCAACGCCGGTAGATACGTTAAAAATGGCTCGTAATATAGGTCTTGAGGTAGGTCTCCGTTATGTCTACGAAGGGAATGTTCCTGGCGAAGGCGGTGAAAATACCTATTGCTACCATTGTAAAAGGCTCCTTATCAAAAGATACGGATACCAGATCCTCGAAAACGACATCGTCAATCTAAGGTGTCCATCATGCAACACAACCATCGACGGAATTGGTATATAGACATACACATTTATTGGAGGATCTTATGATTGTATTAAAGAAAATACTATGCCCGGTAGACCACTCCGAGTGTTCGTATCTCGCCTTAAAGTACGCCATTTCACTGGCATTAAAGGACGAAGCACAATTATACCTTATGCATGTAATTGATGTGCGTTTATACGATACGGAAATTTATAAATTCAGCCCTTATAAACTTAACGAGATCGATTTGAACAAGACCAGGGAAGATCTGATAAAAAGCCTGCCGGAAGGAACCTCAGACGTTCTGAACGTAGAAACAATTGTCGTAAAAGGCGTACCCTTCCAAGAGATAATTACTGCAGCAGCCTCAATCAACGCAGATATTATTGTAATCGGCACCCATGGCAGGACCGGCCTCTCCCATGCCATTATGGGCAGCGTTGCAGAAAAAGTGGTAAGAAAAGCGCCCTGTCCGGTACTTACGGTCAGGATGCCGCACACTATGCCTCACAAAGATTAATCGTAAATGCCTTGATTAAAAAAACAAGCCATTGCAGCGTATAGTGTGCGCTGCAATGGCTCTTTTTTCAACAGGTTCTTGGGAAAAATTTACCCCCGATTATATTTACCGGACTGAATACCTTCCCATATGTCTGTCATGTAGTTCACCAATTTTTGATTTGTTCCAGTTAGATACCCTGCTGTAATATCCCACTATTCGCGTAACTCCATAAAGACGAGTCGTAATCCCTGTCTCAAGAGCGTGAATAACTGATTCCACATCCTGACGAATCACGGAATCAACATCTATGGCAAACGCGCATTCCAGTTTATGGTTAATAATCTTTATACAATCTTCTTTCGGGGTATTTCCCAGAATATCTCCATCTATCTCTAGAAATTCATGCCTTTCTATCGCTGAATCAAAGGCATTAATCTTTTCTTCTATTAATATCTGTATATTTTCCTTGCTAATGTCGCCCTGCACCATAGAATTTTCCAGTATTGCTGTTGTCATTCTTCATATCTCCTTATGTATTGTTATTCGTTTTTTATCCTCTGCCACGCCATTTTCATTGATAAACAACCACCGTGTTTATGCAATACGGTACCACAAACAAAGTAACACTTCTTCTAATGATATCTCACCTGACCGCACACCTCCATTTCTTTACGAAATTTTATCAAAATAACAGACATACAATATGTAGTACACCACGGACATGCACATTTATATCAAAAAAATTTAACATGTCAAGCAAAAAACACAAGGTTTTGTACATCATTCAATCGCAAACACAATATATTGATCGTAACTACTTTGTTATTAAACAGTTGGCAGAGTAAAAAAGGAGAGAGGCTTGACGAAAGAAAAAACCCTCCACTTATGGCAAAAATAGTTTCAGGGAAAAACGAAACCATAAAGAAAAGGAGGGCGATATGGGAGTTAATCCATACACAGATGGTATTACAAGGAATAAGGCGGAAAAGAGACAAAACGTCCTTGCTATAGGTGTCTTCAGCCTTCCCGGAAGTTTACGCGACGCGTGCAACGCCGATGCGCTTCGCCAATTGCCTGACTAAGCGCCTTTTCAGACGGCGGAACTGCAATCAGGTGTACATGGTTTGGCATCAGACAATAGGCCCATACTTCAACGTTCCAGTGTGAACACCACTGAGACATTAGGTCTATGTATGCCTCATAGTCATCGTCACAGAAGAATGTTTGTAAACGTCGATTTCCCCGCTGAGTAACATGGTGTGGAACTTCCGGTACGACTACACGAGCAATTCTGGACATGTACACATCTTAACTAGTGTTTGAACGGAAACCCCCCAGAGCCCTGTAAAGTAAGGAGAAGCTGGTGAAAAATGTTCATGAAAGTCATTGAATTTTTTCGGGTAAAAGGGTAAAATATGGCGAAAATGAAGGGATTCTGGGTATAAAGAGTCCAAATATTCGGTTCATTAACCCACTAGCCAAAGGACATTCGATAGAAGATGAGAAAGAGATTTGAGCAGCAATTGAAGCTTGGCATCATACCCATTTCAGGGGTAAAACTGCCAATAAAGAGTCGAGATGAGCTACCACCGATACTGAGGGCGTTGCAACATATCTATGTTACACCGGAGTTGAACGAGGAGGTATTCCGGATATTAGAGGCGAAGGTAACGAAGGGGAAGAAAAAGACGGGAAGATATGGGATGGATTTATGGCATATTTTGGTGTTGTCGGTGGTAAGATTAGGGTTAGATGCCGATTATGACAGGTTGGAGGATTTTGCCAACCATCACAAACTTATCAGGCAGATAATGGGGGTTGAGACGGCATTTGGAGAGGCGAAGGTTTTTTCGATGCAGAGCATCAAGGACAATATAAGATTGTTGGATGAGGAGACCCTCAGGCAGATAAATGAAGTGGTGATATCATCGGGGCATCAGTTGGTTAAAAAAAAGGACGAAGGACTGTGTATTAAGGTGGATACGTATGTGTTAGAGACGAATGTACACTTTCCGACCGATATGAATTTATTGTGGGATGCGGGACGCAAGAGTCTGGACATGATAGAGGATGCAATAGAGGAAGGCATCCTGGCGGGGAAAGGATGGCGCAAGAGCAAATATTGGAGGAGAGAGTTAAAAAAGCTGATGAGGATAAGCGCAAAGGCGTCAAGCAGCGGGGGGAAAAACAAGGAAGAGCATGTGAGGAGTTACTTGGAATTATCGAGGGGTTTGAGTGAAAAGATAGGAGCGAGTCTGTTAGCCATCTACGAAAAGGTGCTAACGACGAACCAGGTAGACAAGCATGCAGGGAAAATAGGGACACTGGAGTATTTTCACGGGATGTTGAATAAACAGATAGACCTGGTGGAGAGAAGGGTGATCCGGGATGAGGTAATACCGGCGGCAGAAAAGGTTCATTCGTTGTTTGAGCCGCATACGGAGTGGCTGTACAAAGGCAAGTCAAACAAAAGGGTAGAGTTGGGACATAATATTCTGGTAGCAAGCGATCAGTGGGGTTTCATCGTGGACCATGTGGTAGGAGAAAAACAGGCGGATGTATCGTTGGTAATTCCATTGGCAGATAGGTTGTTGAGCCGTTACGGAGAAGGCACAATAAAGAGTATAAGTTTTGATAAAGGTTTTTACAAGAAAGAGAATAAAGAGTTGCTGAGTTTGTATATACCAGAGGTAATCCTTCCCAAGAAGGGCAAGAAGAATAAGGCGGAACAGGAAGAGGAATCGGGTAAGACATTTAAGAAGCTAAGGCACAAGCACTCGGCGGTAGAATCGGATATCAATCGTTTGGAGCATCACGGCTTGGATAGGTGTCCGGACAAAGGGCTGCATGCCTTTAAAAGATATTGTGCAATGGGCGTGTTAGCTGCGAATTTGCACAAGCTGGGAAACGTGCTGCAGGAGAAGGCACGGAAGCAGTGCGAAAAGTTGCGAAAAGCCGCCTAAGCAAGCAAAAAACACGAAGAAAAACAGTCTGCCGGGAGGCAGGTACGCCCAGACAAGGCTAAAATAAAGGGGAAAACAAGGGAAATATGTAAAAGAACAGTATTTTTGCCAAAAACCCTAATCTCAAATCTTAAAATTATCTATTGGTAAATAGAAAA from Candidatus Brocadia sp. includes these protein-coding regions:
- the hflK gene encoding FtsH protease activity modulator HflK — its product is MPSYDPYRKPQEIRLEDIPWGSIKKFIPPSLIIVFIIITGYTSFYTVKANEEAVVLRFGRYIKTVGPGLHSKIPYHIDRVLKGEVKRIYNEEFGFRTESRGASFAVNYDYPDAAEEKLMLTGDLNCAEVHWVIRYKIKLIEEYYFNVRNVRETIRGVSQAVMRTLVGDRSVDEVLTIGRTEIEQKAREDIQSVLDSYKCGIDIQTVLLKGVDPPAPVKDAFNAVNQAIQIRDRIVNDAEGQKNKILPAAEGKKEQVIKEAEGYRIRRVNEATGDVRAFLAVFEEYKKAEDVTRRRLFLETMAKILPKCEKLYVFDKEIEGFLPILGLHEEDVKK
- the dapA gene encoding 4-hydroxy-tetrahydrodipicolinate synthase; its protein translation is MFNGSYVALVTPFKNGQVDYQKLKELVEFHVKNGTQGIVPCGTTGESATLSFDEHEQMIGEVVTMVAGRIQVLAGAGSNNTMEALQLTKQAKKVGADGALLITPYYNKPTQEGLYRHYKLIAEAVDIPIVLYNVPSRTGISILPETVARLAEIKNIVGIKEASGSIDQTTQILQLCNITVLSGDDSLTLPIMSVGGKGVISVVANVVPADTAALTRHCLEGNFEEARKCHHKLFPLCKSMFIETNPIPVKTAMRILGRINGELRLPLCDMTKEHESQLTGALKKYGLVS
- a CDS encoding sterol desaturase family protein gives rise to the protein MNMSAFVLSHEVLIRLGAFFGVLAIMTLWELIAPRRTLTAPKMLRWMNNLGITFLNSFLLRIIFPAAAAGMATFAQKHGWGIFNYFRLPHSMVVVVSVIIMDFAIYLQHVMFHAVPVFWRMHRMHHADPDIDVTTGVRFHPFEIILSMLIKFAVIAALGTPVLAVVVFEVTLNATSLFNHGNVRILRSVDSVLRWFMVTPDMHRVHHSMEGYETNSNFGFNLPWWDRWLGTYRAQPRMGHEGMAIGLRDFQDTKRCITLPGMLAIPFIGKVTAYAITSRTWEESKDGH
- the amrS gene encoding AmmeMemoRadiSam system radical SAM enzyme produces the protein MKEAMFFEKLGDDKVKCYLCRHHCIINEGKKGICRVRENRAGTLYSLVYRKLISENIDPIEKKPLFHFYPGSTALSVATVGCNFRCMNCQNYEISQLPEDQDSIAGKDIAPEKIVEDAVRNQCKSIAYTYTEPTIFFEYAYEIAKIASQQSVKNVFVTNGYITREALATIKPYLHAVNIDLKSFSSQTYKKIYGAQLEQVLDGIRSYKEMGIWIEITTLIIPEINDSASELRQIAGFIKSVGPEIPWHVSRFYPRYRLMGKPPTPVDTLKMARNIGLEVGLRYVYEGNVPGEGGENTYCYHCKRLLIKRYGYQILENDIVNLRCPSCNTTIDGIGI
- a CDS encoding universal stress protein; the encoded protein is MIVLKKILCPVDHSECSYLALKYAISLALKDEAQLYLMHVIDVRLYDTEIYKFSPYKLNEIDLNKTREDLIKSLPEGTSDVLNVETIVVKGVPFQEIITAAASINADIIVIGTHGRTGLSHAIMGSVAEKVVRKAPCPVLTVRMPHTMPHKD
- a CDS encoding anaerobic ribonucleoside-triphosphate reductase: MTTAILENSMVQGDISKENIQILIEEKINAFDSAIERHEFLEIDGDILGNTPKEDCIKIINHKLECAFAIDVDSVIRQDVESVIHALETGITTRLYGVTRIVGYYSRVSNWNKSKIGELHDRHMGRYSVR
- a CDS encoding ISNCY family transposase, whose amino-acid sequence is MRKRFEQQLKLGIIPISGVKLPIKSRDELPPILRALQHIYVTPELNEEVFRILEAKVTKGKKKTGRYGMDLWHILVLSVVRLGLDADYDRLEDFANHHKLIRQIMGVETAFGEAKVFSMQSIKDNIRLLDEETLRQINEVVISSGHQLVKKKDEGLCIKVDTYVLETNVHFPTDMNLLWDAGRKSLDMIEDAIEEGILAGKGWRKSKYWRRELKKLMRISAKASSSGGKNKEEHVRSYLELSRGLSEKIGASLLAIYEKVLTTNQVDKHAGKIGTLEYFHGMLNKQIDLVERRVIRDEVIPAAEKVHSLFEPHTEWLYKGKSNKRVELGHNILVASDQWGFIVDHVVGEKQADVSLVIPLADRLLSRYGEGTIKSISFDKGFYKKENKELLSLYIPEVILPKKGKKNKAEQEEESGKTFKKLRHKHSAVESDINRLEHHGLDRCPDKGLHAFKRYCAMGVLAANLHKLGNVLQEKARKQCEKLRKAA